The nucleotide sequence TTAATGATTAAAAACATGATAAGATTGGAAATTCTCTTCTAACTACAAAAAAATATCAACATCCAAACTGAAACTTATGGATAATGTTTTTGAACAatctaaaaggaaaaaaaagaaatttatttaCTGAATGGGTATTATATTGCCGATAAAAGCATCACATTTGACGACTTGCAGCATTTAGGTCcataaaaaaaatcattaattaattattatattatgaaAATTATAAAACTATAAAAAGGTAGATAAGAGTAGTTTTCAATTGAGAGAACTGTCCATTCATTCATAATCTGTTCAATTTGATTTGAGAAATTATGAAATGAGAAAAAAATTGTCGCTGTGCAAAATAAAAAATGTGCCTGTACATTATGTATGAGTATGACGGTTGATAATATTTTTGGCCCATGATTATGAACTTTTGGCTTAATTGtctaaattttatatatatatattgggcctacTTAATTAATTAATCCAATCGCTATAAATGCGCTGTTCAACTGGGAATCTTTTTATATTCAGCTGTAGCATCATTAGAAGTTTCTTCTATCATGTAAGGAATATGATTTATGAGTTATGATCAAATATAAgaactcttttttctttaaaaaactgTATTAGTAGTTGACCAACTTAACTACTTTATGCAAAGCTTAAGTAATTTGACTAAACTAAAATATTAGTTTAacttatattttaaataaatagtAGAGAAAACATAAAACCATAGTTCCAAAGCACTCAGTTTAACATATGTGCCatcaaatattaattttattttttggaatctgtgaatattttataaaacaataTACTACTAAAAGTTAATAATGTCCATCTTAAGTGAGACAGATAGCATAATCGTTATACAAGATGTTAGTAATGATCAGTGCTAGTATAATATTTCCAAATCTAAGCTAAATCAGAATTAATTCCATTTTTCAGTTTTTCAGATAACAACGCATGAACCTAACCTAATCCCCTGTCCTTGAGCAATGAGCACGTCACGTTCTTTCATAAAAAtaaacttttttcttcttttaacttTCTGTTTTCTTTCCTCAGAAAACAATGACTACTATTCTGAATAaatgtaaattattaagtatggATTGTGTAAAAATTATGTACTGACCTTGTTGTATAAAATGAAACAGGAGGATTGGGTGTTATGCCGAGTATTCCACAAGAATAAGGAATTACTTGCTACCAAACAAGGAGCAGGAAGCAGCATCTATCATGAACATGACACGATAAGCTCTTCATCTCTACCGCCATTAATGGATCCTTATATCACTTTTGACCAAACACAGCCTAACAATATTAATATCAATACTATTAATATGAATGAATTATATTATGAGCAAGTGCCCTGCTTCTCCATTTTCAACCCTAACCAAACTTTCATCTCCCACAGCCACCACCTCCCCACTACTACCACCGCCGGAGCTACCGGTGCATTCGGCGGTTTGCCAGCTGATATTGGAACGTACTTAAATGCAGCCGCAACTTCCTCTTCGTGTGAGAACAAAGTAATAAAAGCTGTTTTAAGTCATCTGAATATTATGGAAGGTAGTCATAACAACAATAACCCTGCCCGTAATATTGTGAACATAAAAGCAGGAGGTTCTCCTACAAGCTTTGGGGAAGGAAGTTCTGAAACTAGCTTCTTGTCTGAGGTGGGCTTGACTACAATGTGGAACAATCATTATTGATTTTTTAGACAACTTTTCAAAATTAGATGTGGGATGGaagtctttt is from Nicotiana tabacum cultivar K326 chromosome 18, ASM71507v2, whole genome shotgun sequence and encodes:
- the LOC107762763 gene encoding NAC domain-containing protein 21/22-like isoform X1: MSSSSLSMVESKLPPGFRFHPRDEELICDYLMNKVAGSGSESDRHYPLLIEVDLNKSEPWEIPEVACVGGKEWYFYSQRDRKYATGLRTNRATISGYWKATGKDRAIMRKGSCLVGMRKTLVFYQGRAPKGRKTDWVMHEFRLETTSPHISSLKEDWVLCRVFHKNKELLATKQGAGSSIYHEHDTISSSSLPPLMDPYITFDQTQPNNININTINMNELYYEQVPCFSIFNPNQTFISHSHHLPTTTTAGATGAFGGLPADIGTYLNAAATSSSCENKVIKAVLSHLNIMEGSHNNNNPARNIVNIKAGGSPTSFGEGSSETSFLSEVGLTTMWNNHY